A single Ferrovibrio sp. MS7 DNA region contains:
- a CDS encoding carbohydrate ABC transporter permease: MTKTLKRNWLHFVLIPLSLLWLSPLAWILITSVKTRIEVFDPKAGVLPKSFIWDNYPAALAVAPFDTYLINSVLVTGSILAAQLVTISLAAYAFARLTFPGKNVIFGLFLLQIMFPIYAIFLTNFVTVREMGLLNSLPAMVVPFVASGYGTFMLRQAFRQVPTELGDAAKLDGCGHFETLWHVYLPLVRPTLVAFGIISVVTHWNDYMWPLLVTNSEAVRTMPIGLGLLAKSDSGADWTRLMAATVIVVSPLLLLFVIFQRRFVDSFMHAGLK; encoded by the coding sequence ATGACGAAAACCCTCAAGCGCAACTGGCTGCATTTCGTGCTGATCCCGCTGAGCCTGCTGTGGCTCAGCCCGCTGGCCTGGATCCTCATCACCTCGGTGAAAACCCGTATCGAGGTGTTCGACCCCAAGGCCGGCGTGCTGCCGAAATCCTTCATCTGGGACAATTACCCGGCGGCCCTGGCGGTGGCGCCGTTCGATACCTACCTGATCAACTCGGTGCTGGTCACCGGCTCGATCCTGGCAGCCCAGCTCGTCACCATCTCGCTCGCCGCCTATGCCTTCGCCCGCCTCACCTTCCCGGGCAAGAACGTGATCTTCGGCCTGTTCCTGCTGCAGATCATGTTCCCGATCTACGCCATCTTCCTCACCAACTTCGTCACCGTGCGCGAGATGGGCCTGCTCAACAGCCTGCCGGCCATGGTGGTGCCCTTCGTCGCCAGCGGCTACGGCACCTTCATGCTGCGCCAGGCCTTCCGCCAGGTGCCGACCGAACTCGGCGATGCCGCCAAGCTGGATGGCTGCGGCCATTTCGAAACATTGTGGCATGTCTACCTGCCGCTGGTGCGCCCCACCCTGGTCGCTTTCGGCATCATCTCCGTGGTGACGCACTGGAACGACTATATGTGGCCGTTGCTGGTCACCAACTCGGAAGCCGTGCGCACCATGCCGATCGGCCTCGGCCTGCTCGCCAAATCCGATAGCGGCGCCGACTGGACCCGCCTGATGGCGGCCACCGTGATCGTGGTGTCGCCACTGCTGCTGCTCTTCGTCATCTTCCAGCGCCGCTTCGTCGACAGCTTCATGCATGCCGGCCTCAAGTAA
- a CDS encoding benzoate/H(+) symporter BenE family transporter: MFAAFSISAFAAGLLAGFVGFASSFAVIIQGLVAVGASPAQAASGLMAVSIAMGLCAVIVSLRLKMPVSIAWTTPGAALLAASGAATGGDFAAATGAFLICGLLIFIAGLWQTLGRWVAAIPAPLANAMLAGVLLPLCLAPVKAVAADPLLGLPIVVSWALMARWKRLWAVPVAVLVAVVLIIVATPPIQLDPATLWPNPQFVMPRFTPEAMIGVALPLFIVTMASQNIPGITVLRVNGYQPDPNPLFRATGLFSMAAAPFGAVSVNLAAITAAICAGPEAHPDPARRYWAATVAGLFYILIGLGAAAATAFLIAAPPLLIQAVAGLALLGAFGNSLMGAVAEPRDREAAVITFLVAASGVSFLGIGGAFWGLLAGGAVMALTRWRGIG, encoded by the coding sequence ATGTTCGCTGCTTTCTCGATCTCAGCTTTTGCCGCCGGTCTGCTGGCCGGCTTCGTCGGCTTCGCCTCCTCCTTCGCCGTGATCATCCAGGGCCTTGTCGCCGTGGGCGCCAGCCCGGCCCAGGCGGCATCCGGCCTGATGGCGGTGTCCATCGCTATGGGGCTGTGCGCGGTGATCGTCAGCCTGCGCCTGAAAATGCCGGTCAGCATCGCCTGGACCACGCCGGGCGCCGCCCTGCTGGCGGCTTCTGGCGCCGCAACGGGTGGCGACTTCGCCGCCGCCACCGGCGCCTTCCTGATCTGCGGCCTGCTGATCTTCATTGCCGGCCTGTGGCAGACGCTGGGCCGCTGGGTGGCGGCGATCCCGGCGCCGCTGGCCAATGCCATGCTGGCCGGCGTGCTGCTGCCGCTCTGCCTGGCGCCGGTGAAGGCGGTGGCCGCCGATCCGCTGCTCGGGCTGCCGATCGTGGTGAGCTGGGCGCTGATGGCGCGCTGGAAACGGCTCTGGGCGGTGCCGGTAGCCGTATTGGTGGCGGTGGTGCTGATCATCGTGGCGACACCGCCGATTCAGCTCGATCCCGCCACACTGTGGCCGAACCCGCAATTCGTCATGCCCCGCTTCACGCCGGAAGCGATGATCGGTGTGGCGCTGCCGCTGTTCATCGTCACCATGGCGTCGCAGAACATCCCTGGCATCACCGTGCTGCGGGTCAATGGCTACCAGCCCGACCCCAATCCGCTGTTCCGCGCCACCGGCCTGTTCAGCATGGCGGCGGCGCCCTTCGGCGCCGTCAGCGTCAATCTCGCCGCCATCACCGCCGCGATCTGCGCCGGGCCGGAAGCCCATCCCGATCCGGCACGCCGCTACTGGGCCGCCACGGTGGCCGGCCTGTTCTATATATTGATCGGTCTCGGCGCCGCTGCGGCCACCGCCTTCCTGATCGCGGCACCGCCGCTGCTGATCCAGGCAGTGGCCGGCCTCGCCCTGCTGGGTGCCTTCGGCAATTCGCTGATGGGCGCGGTGGCGGAGCCGCGCGATCGCGAGGCCGCCGTGATTACTTTTCTGGTGGCCGCATCGGGGGTGAGTTTCCTCGGTATCGGCGGCGCCTTCTGGGGTCTGCTCGCCGGCGGCGCGGTGATGGCCCTCACACGCTGGAGGGGCATAGGCTGA
- a CDS encoding DUF2889 domain-containing protein, protein MPLSAPAPRRHFHTRAIEAQGFRRDDGLWDVEAHIRDTKAYDYEEFYRGKMPAGRPVHAMSIRLTFGDDMIVKEVEAVTDAAPYSPCQDVAPRFQQLVGLRIGGGWRMQTRQRLGGTKGCTHMVELLDVIATVAFQTITSGHEPEKRSAANMWHSEGDKPPYYLDGCHSWNRSGEVVRAQLPQFYIAPAPADPKDD, encoded by the coding sequence ATGCCGCTTTCCGCTCCGGCCCCGCGCCGGCATTTCCACACCCGCGCCATCGAGGCCCAGGGTTTCCGCCGTGATGACGGCCTCTGGGATGTGGAAGCCCATATCCGCGACACCAAGGCCTACGATTACGAGGAATTCTACCGCGGCAAGATGCCGGCCGGGCGGCCGGTGCATGCCATGAGCATCCGCCTCACCTTCGGCGACGACATGATCGTGAAGGAAGTGGAGGCCGTCACCGATGCCGCCCCCTACTCGCCCTGCCAGGATGTGGCGCCGCGTTTCCAGCAGCTCGTCGGCCTGCGCATCGGCGGCGGCTGGCGCATGCAGACGCGCCAGCGGCTGGGCGGCACCAAGGGCTGCACCCATATGGTGGAGCTGCTCGACGTGATCGCGACGGTGGCGTTCCAGACCATCACCAGCGGCCATGAGCCGGAGAAGCGCAGCGCCGCCAATATGTGGCACAGCGAAGGCGACAAGCCACCCTACTATCTGGATGGCTGCCATTCCTGGAATCGCAGCGGCGAGGTGGTGCGCGCGCAATTGCCGCAATTCTACATCGCTCCGGCACCCGCCGATCCAAAGGACGATTGA
- a CDS encoding DUF4886 domain-containing protein, which yields MKLRQFTLALTTLVAASLAATAGMAQSKPALKELGGNPPASIIFIGNSFFYYNNSMHGHVGAMVAEGMQGHRVRGSSVTISGSGLDWHDVNSYFRPDGVGRYSFVANNEVVFNPPTDKLFEVAVMMDCSQCPVHPTLSKVFTEYTKKHSDTVRKHGAKPVFFMSWAYQDKPEMTEQLAEAYTKAANDNGALVIPAGLAFARSIAQKPDLNLYVADKRHPSLPGTYLAAAVTYATLFGKSPVGLKYSAGLSPDVTAHLQQVAQDTVKSYLGR from the coding sequence ATGAAACTGCGGCAATTTACGCTCGCATTGACCACGCTTGTCGCCGCCTCGCTTGCCGCTACGGCAGGCATGGCGCAATCGAAGCCGGCCCTGAAGGAACTGGGCGGCAATCCGCCGGCCTCGATCATCTTCATCGGCAACAGCTTCTTCTATTACAACAACTCGATGCATGGCCATGTCGGCGCCATGGTCGCCGAGGGCATGCAGGGGCATCGCGTGCGCGGCTCGTCGGTGACGATCAGTGGCTCCGGCCTCGACTGGCATGACGTGAATTCCTACTTCCGCCCCGATGGCGTCGGCCGCTATTCCTTCGTCGCCAACAACGAAGTGGTGTTCAACCCGCCCACCGACAAGCTGTTTGAAGTGGCGGTGATGATGGATTGCAGCCAGTGCCCGGTGCATCCGACGCTTTCGAAGGTGTTCACCGAATACACCAAGAAGCACTCCGACACCGTGCGCAAGCATGGCGCCAAGCCGGTGTTCTTCATGTCCTGGGCCTACCAGGACAAGCCGGAGATGACCGAGCAGCTTGCCGAGGCATATACCAAGGCGGCGAATGACAATGGCGCCCTGGTGATCCCGGCCGGCCTTGCCTTCGCGCGCTCCATCGCGCAGAAGCCGGACCTCAACCTCTATGTCGCCGACAAGCGCCATCCCAGCCTGCCCGGCACCTACCTGGCGGCTGCCGTCACCTATGCCACGCTGTTCGGCAAGTCGCCGGTCGGCCTGAAATACAGCGCCGGCCTCAGCCCGGACGTGACCGCGCATCTGCAGCAGGTGGCACAGGATACCGTGAAGTCCTATCTCGGGCGGTAA
- a CDS encoding phosphodiesterase — protein sequence MLIAQITDLHVTRGAELLAGRVDTHAAFSRCLERLASLDPRPDLLLVTGDLTETATDGEYAYLKAGLDGLGLPYLVVPGNHDDRAAMRRAFPDMLPAAEADAPFCHATTRDDWPLRLIGIDSIVPRRSEGALDAARLAWLEAEVAKATPEQPALLFMHHPPFRTGIAPMDACGVLEGLEAFRALITRHAPRIAGILCGHVHRVIHASIAGVPVLLAPSSAHQIELDLRENAPLGFCFEPSKIALHDWRPEQGLVSNYVYVERFPGPYPFK from the coding sequence ATGCTGATAGCGCAAATCACCGATCTGCATGTGACGCGCGGGGCTGAGTTGCTGGCCGGCCGGGTGGATACCCATGCCGCTTTTTCGCGCTGCCTGGAGCGGCTGGCGAGTCTTGATCCGCGCCCCGACCTGCTGCTGGTGACCGGCGACCTCACCGAGACGGCGACGGATGGCGAATATGCTTATCTCAAGGCCGGGCTGGATGGCCTCGGCCTGCCGTATCTGGTGGTGCCGGGCAATCACGACGACCGCGCCGCCATGCGCCGCGCCTTTCCGGATATGCTGCCGGCGGCCGAGGCGGACGCGCCGTTCTGCCATGCCACCACCCGGGATGACTGGCCGCTGCGGCTGATTGGCATCGATTCAATCGTGCCGCGCCGCTCGGAGGGCGCGCTCGATGCGGCGCGTCTGGCCTGGCTGGAAGCGGAAGTGGCAAAAGCCACGCCCGAGCAGCCGGCCCTGCTGTTCATGCATCATCCGCCATTCCGCACCGGCATCGCGCCAATGGATGCCTGCGGCGTGCTGGAAGGCCTCGAGGCTTTCCGCGCGCTCATCACGCGCCACGCGCCGCGCATCGCCGGCATTCTTTGCGGCCATGTGCATCGCGTGATCCATGCCAGCATCGCCGGTGTGCCGGTGCTGCTGGCGCCGTCATCCGCGCACCAGATCGAGCTTGATCTGCGCGAGAACGCGCCGCTCGGCTTCTGCTTCGAGCCGTCAAAGATTGCGCTGCACGATTGGCGCCCGGAGCAGGGGCTGGTCAGCAACTATGTCTATGTGGAGCGTTTCCCAGGGCCGTATCCCTTCAAGTAG
- a CDS encoding amidohydrolase, producing the protein MTAQNISRSAKAFQMIDGLLPELERIYLDLHANPELSLQEVRTAGIAATWLETCGAEVHTGIGKTGVVGLLKNGDGPVILLRADMDALPVKEKTGLPYASTATGIDRFGQSVSIMHACAHDMHVTWLMAVMKILSETRDSWRGTVMAVFQPAEEIGAGASGMLADGMVKRFPKPTVCLGQHLVPLPAGQIGYRPGTAMSAADSFEVRMFGRGAHGSQPQNSVDPVVMASATVMRLQTIVSREVAMMDSAVVTVGTIQSGLNENVIPDEAILRLNVRSFKEQVRQRVLASVKRIIEAEATASNAPKPPAFTTISQFPVTINDETATARTIDGMSRHASVAPVELPEPLTGSEDFGLFGTAWGVPSVFWLIGGTDHGIWQAAQEKGEPLPVNHSPFFAPQIHPTLKTGVQAMLGAAYAWLD; encoded by the coding sequence ATGACCGCGCAGAATATCAGCCGTTCCGCCAAGGCATTCCAGATGATCGATGGCCTGCTGCCGGAACTGGAGCGGATCTATCTCGACCTGCATGCCAACCCGGAATTGTCGCTGCAGGAAGTGCGCACCGCCGGCATCGCCGCCACATGGCTGGAGACTTGCGGCGCCGAGGTGCATACCGGCATCGGCAAGACCGGCGTGGTCGGCCTGCTGAAGAATGGCGATGGCCCGGTGATCCTGCTGCGCGCCGATATGGATGCCCTGCCGGTAAAGGAAAAGACCGGGCTGCCCTATGCCAGCACCGCCACCGGCATCGACCGTTTCGGCCAGTCGGTGTCGATCATGCATGCCTGCGCCCATGACATGCATGTCACCTGGCTGATGGCGGTGATGAAGATCCTTAGCGAAACCCGCGATAGCTGGCGCGGCACAGTGATGGCGGTGTTCCAGCCGGCCGAGGAAATCGGTGCCGGCGCCAGCGGCATGCTGGCCGATGGCATGGTGAAGCGTTTCCCGAAGCCGACGGTGTGCTTAGGGCAGCATCTGGTGCCGCTGCCCGCCGGCCAGATCGGCTACCGCCCCGGCACGGCGATGTCGGCCGCCGACAGTTTCGAAGTACGCATGTTCGGCCGCGGCGCCCATGGCTCGCAGCCGCAGAACAGCGTCGATCCGGTGGTGATGGCGTCCGCCACCGTGATGCGGCTGCAGACCATCGTCAGCCGCGAAGTGGCGATGATGGATTCAGCCGTGGTCACGGTCGGCACGATTCAGTCGGGCCTGAATGAAAACGTGATCCCCGATGAAGCGATTCTCCGCCTAAACGTGCGCAGCTTCAAGGAACAGGTGCGCCAGCGCGTGCTGGCTTCGGTGAAGCGCATCATCGAGGCGGAAGCCACCGCCTCGAACGCACCGAAGCCGCCGGCCTTCACCACGATCAGCCAGTTCCCGGTCACCATCAACGACGAGACCGCGACCGCACGCACCATCGACGGCATGAGCCGCCATGCCAGCGTCGCGCCGGTGGAATTGCCCGAGCCGCTGACGGGGAGCGAGGATTTCGGCCTGTTCGGCACCGCCTGGGGCGTGCCTTCCGTGTTCTGGCTGATCGGCGGCACCGATCACGGCATCTGGCAGGCAGCGCAGGAAAAAGGCGAGCCGCTGCCGGTGAACCACTCGCCGTTCTTCGCGCCACAGATTCACCCGACGCTCAAGACCGGCGTGCAGGCGATGCTCGGCGCGGCTTATGCGTGGCTCGACTAG
- a CDS encoding ABC transporter substrate-binding protein, producing the protein MTKMKSQISRRHFLQGSAAAVSAAGMFGSSPLFAQGSDVVKLQFMYPIGVSGDINRIVTGMINEFNAAHDKIKVEAIYAGSYDNTEQKVMTSLGVGDPPATWLPINSALQTFLGMDALADVTALAKADDIYQDFLPGFLGICESESKLYGLPFQCSTPVLYVNKAAFAKAGITKIPDTWNELLETAKALTIRQGADVTQWGLTIGGGWHDWIFESYVRQNGLVPWQKDKVLFESPEAIDALEFWVKMVKAGVMPAASTWESSANDFMAGRTAMLYHSTGSLTNLRKSSPFDVGVAFMPKNKTYGATIGGGPIFIAKKQPDAHLKASWTFARWMTNTKNQTEWCQATGYIAARKSSWESAELKKFVNEVPAAKVALDQAAYAGAFLQVPGYHKVREFLKSALDRTLAGEINPTAALKEANAKSNQEIQRLMRRRT; encoded by the coding sequence ATGACCAAGATGAAATCCCAGATTTCCCGGCGCCACTTCCTGCAGGGAAGTGCTGCGGCGGTTTCGGCGGCCGGCATGTTCGGCTCCAGCCCGCTTTTCGCCCAAGGCAGCGACGTGGTGAAGCTGCAATTCATGTATCCGATCGGCGTGTCGGGCGATATCAACCGCATCGTCACCGGCATGATCAACGAGTTCAACGCCGCCCATGACAAGATCAAGGTGGAGGCGATCTACGCCGGCAGCTACGACAATACCGAGCAGAAGGTGATGACCTCGCTGGGCGTGGGCGATCCGCCGGCCACCTGGCTGCCGATCAACTCGGCGCTGCAGACCTTCCTCGGCATGGATGCGCTGGCCGATGTGACCGCGCTGGCCAAGGCCGACGACATCTACCAGGACTTCCTGCCCGGCTTCCTCGGCATCTGCGAATCCGAAAGCAAGCTCTACGGCCTGCCCTTCCAGTGCTCCACCCCGGTGCTCTATGTGAACAAGGCCGCCTTCGCCAAGGCCGGCATCACCAAGATCCCCGATACCTGGAACGAACTGCTCGAGACCGCCAAGGCGCTGACCATCCGCCAGGGCGCCGACGTGACCCAGTGGGGCCTCACCATCGGCGGCGGCTGGCATGACTGGATCTTCGAAAGCTATGTGCGCCAGAACGGCTTGGTGCCGTGGCAGAAGGACAAGGTGCTGTTCGAATCGCCGGAAGCGATCGACGCCCTGGAATTCTGGGTGAAGATGGTGAAGGCGGGCGTGATGCCGGCGGCTTCCACCTGGGAAAGCTCGGCCAACGATTTCATGGCCGGCCGTACCGCGATGCTCTACCACTCCACCGGCTCGCTCACCAACCTGCGCAAGTCCTCGCCGTTCGATGTCGGCGTGGCCTTCATGCCGAAGAACAAGACCTACGGCGCCACCATCGGCGGCGGTCCGATCTTCATCGCCAAGAAGCAGCCGGACGCCCACCTGAAGGCAAGCTGGACCTTCGCGCGCTGGATGACCAACACCAAGAACCAGACCGAATGGTGCCAGGCCACGGGCTATATCGCGGCGCGCAAGTCGTCGTGGGAAAGCGCCGAGCTGAAGAAGTTCGTGAACGAGGTGCCGGCGGCCAAGGTGGCGCTGGATCAGGCCGCCTATGCCGGCGCCTTCCTGCAGGTGCCGGGCTATCACAAGGTGCGCGAATTCCTCAAGAGCGCACTGGACCGCACGCTGGCCGGCGAGATCAACCCCACCGCCGCGCTGAAGGAAGCCAACGCCAAGTCGAACCAGGAAATCCAGCGCCTGATGCGGCGCCGGACCTAA
- a CDS encoding (2Fe-2S)-binding protein: MYVCLCHGLTERDVRGAIDQGCRSVASVYKHLAEKPQCGKCVGDVRCMIRAACNTNHNASHAVPLGAVAQAEA; this comes from the coding sequence ATGTATGTCTGCCTGTGCCATGGATTGACCGAACGCGATGTGCGTGGCGCCATCGACCAGGGCTGCCGTTCGGTGGCGTCGGTCTACAAGCATCTGGCCGAGAAGCCGCAATGCGGTAAATGTGTTGGTGACGTGCGCTGCATGATCCGCGCCGCCTGCAACACCAACCACAATGCCAGCCATGCCGTGCCGCTTGGCGCCGT
- a CDS encoding ABC transporter ATP-binding protein: protein MATVSLRQITKRYGTQTAVQALDLEIADKDFMVLVGPSGCGKSTTLRMVAGLEDITAGNLLIDGVDVTEVEPQRRDIAMVFQSYALYPHMTAYMNMAFGLMKTTKLSKKEIEARVLEASDILNIRELLQRKPKEMSGGQRQRVAIGRALVRKPKVYLFDEPLSNLDAKLRGRMRGELKRLHNELGITVIYVTHDQVEAMTLGTRIAVMADGRIQQLGEPMDVYRRPSNVFVASFIGAPEMNMLHCKLDGGGLSHPGFLKPLGLGQGQSSGEVLLGVRPEEIAVAPLDAATLTGRVERVELLGAEALAELRVGVDRMVARLPVEGVPEVGTEVGLAIDTGRARLFNAASGQAIYT from the coding sequence ATGGCAACCGTTTCGCTCCGCCAGATCACCAAGCGCTATGGCACCCAGACTGCGGTGCAGGCGCTCGACCTCGAAATCGCCGACAAGGACTTCATGGTGCTTGTCGGCCCATCGGGCTGCGGCAAATCCACCACGCTGCGCATGGTCGCCGGCCTTGAAGACATCACCGCCGGCAACCTGCTGATCGATGGCGTCGATGTTACCGAAGTAGAACCGCAGCGCCGCGATATCGCCATGGTGTTCCAGTCCTATGCGCTCTACCCGCATATGACCGCCTATATGAACATGGCCTTCGGCCTGATGAAGACCACCAAGCTGTCGAAGAAGGAGATCGAGGCCCGCGTGCTGGAAGCCTCGGACATCCTCAACATCCGTGAATTGCTGCAGCGCAAGCCGAAGGAAATGTCCGGCGGCCAGCGCCAGCGCGTCGCCATCGGCCGCGCCCTGGTGCGCAAGCCAAAGGTCTATCTGTTCGACGAGCCGCTTTCCAACCTGGATGCCAAGCTGCGCGGCCGCATGCGCGGCGAGTTGAAGCGCCTGCATAACGAACTCGGCATCACGGTGATCTATGTCACCCACGACCAGGTGGAGGCGATGACGCTCGGCACCCGCATCGCGGTGATGGCGGATGGCCGTATTCAGCAGCTCGGCGAACCGATGGATGTCTACCGCCGCCCCAGCAACGTGTTCGTCGCCTCCTTTATCGGTGCGCCGGAAATGAACATGCTGCATTGCAAACTCGATGGCGGCGGGCTGTCGCATCCGGGTTTCCTCAAGCCGCTCGGCCTTGGCCAGGGCCAGAGCAGCGGCGAGGTGCTGCTCGGCGTGCGGCCGGAGGAAATCGCCGTTGCACCGCTCGATGCGGCCACCCTCACCGGCCGTGTCGAGCGCGTCGAACTGCTTGGCGCCGAGGCACTGGCGGAACTGCGTGTCGGCGTCGACCGCATGGTGGCACGCCTGCCGGTGGAAGGCGTGCCGGAAGTCGGCACCGAGGTCGGGCTTGCGATTGACACTGGCCGGGCGCGGCTTTTCAATGCCGCCTCTGGTCAGGCGATTTATACTTGA
- a CDS encoding response regulator, with amino-acid sequence MPLPSLNLSNFTFLVADPNPYFHSLLKGVLHAFGVRSVVSTNNGGEALQITRSQSFDLIFSDCLLPELDGFDLVKRIRADGMNPNRYVPVITLTSHTQERHVAHARDCGTSFVLAKPISPKQLYDRLAWVADDQRPYVMSENYIGPDRRFNQDSRYMGPERRRALVDDSDDGLELPTIPGPQQNSLTKA; translated from the coding sequence ATGCCGTTGCCCAGTCTGAACCTCTCCAACTTCACCTTCTTGGTTGCTGACCCCAATCCGTATTTCCACAGCTTGCTCAAGGGCGTGCTGCATGCTTTCGGTGTGCGCTCGGTGGTTTCGACCAATAACGGCGGCGAAGCCTTGCAGATTACCCGCAGCCAGAGCTTCGACCTGATCTTCAGCGACTGCCTGCTGCCGGAACTGGATGGCTTCGATCTGGTGAAGCGGATCCGCGCCGATGGCATGAACCCGAACCGCTATGTGCCGGTGATCACGCTCACCAGCCACACCCAGGAACGCCATGTCGCGCATGCGCGGGATTGCGGCACCAGTTTCGTGCTGGCCAAACCGATCTCGCCGAAACAGCTTTATGACCGCCTGGCCTGGGTGGCCGATGACCAGCGGCCCTATGTGATGTCGGAGAACTATATCGGTCCCGACCGCCGCTTCAATCAGGATAGCCGTTATATGGGTCCGGAGCGCCGCCGCGCCCTTGTTGACGATTCCGATGACGGGCTTGAACTGCCGACCATACCCGGTCCGCAGCAAAACAGCCTGACCAAGGCATGA
- a CDS encoding DeoR/GlpR family DNA-binding transcription regulator encodes MRDSGTLNIRQRSIAEWLQKTESASIQDLSEQFQVSDETIRRDLRFLEQQGLVEKFHGGARLNEERKEAPFQRRMREMADAKRRIGIAASRLIPDESTVFLDNSSTSCFLARELAKRSGLSIITLSLEVAKILSAGSGRHRVILPGGELRVEDQTLIGADAIRFVSQFTPSICVISVAAVTPEHGCMDFDLFETEFKRVMMPLSKTVLLLADSSKFRKSGLVKVCDLAAFDIMVTEAEPPGVIADQLAMANASLVLAGGEQD; translated from the coding sequence ATGCGCGATAGTGGCACGCTGAATATCCGGCAACGCAGCATTGCCGAATGGCTGCAGAAGACCGAGTCCGCCTCGATTCAGGACCTGAGCGAACAGTTCCAGGTTTCCGACGAGACCATCCGCCGCGACCTGCGCTTCCTGGAACAGCAGGGCCTGGTGGAGAAATTCCATGGCGGCGCGCGGCTGAACGAGGAGCGCAAGGAAGCGCCGTTCCAGCGCCGTATGCGCGAGATGGCGGATGCCAAGCGCCGCATCGGCATCGCTGCGTCGCGGCTGATCCCGGATGAGTCCACGGTGTTCCTAGATAACTCCTCCACCTCCTGCTTCCTGGCCCGCGAACTGGCCAAGCGCAGCGGCCTCAGCATCATCACGCTGTCGCTGGAAGTGGCGAAGATTCTTTCCGCCGGCAGCGGCCGGCACCGCGTGATCCTGCCGGGCGGCGAATTGCGCGTCGAGGATCAGACCCTGATCGGCGCCGATGCGATCCGCTTCGTGTCGCAGTTCACGCCCAGCATCTGCGTCATCTCGGTCGCCGCCGTGACGCCCGAACATGGCTGCATGGATTTCGACCTGTTCGAAACCGAGTTCAAGCGCGTGATGATGCCGCTGTCAAAGACCGTGCTGCTGCTGGCCGATAGCAGCAAGTTCCGCAAGTCCGGCCTGGTCAAGGTCTGCGACCTCGCCGCTTTCGACATCATGGTGACCGAGGCCGAACCGCCTGGCGTGATTGCCGACCAGCTCGCCATGGCCAATGCCAGCCTGGTGCTGGCCGGCGGCGAGCAGGATTAG
- a CDS encoding carbohydrate ABC transporter permease: MRRILSAPMREAMVAAVMLLPSLVFLAAFTYWPILRSLYFSFHDVMLGSSKIIYLGWENYERLFQDELFWKSFRNTAFYTLITIPLALTCALLLAVALDSKIRGMAIYRSAFFYPVMIPSVAAGMVWVFLYAPGYGPINGMMDALGLPKLEWLYSSDWAMPAIIVMSIWKYSGYFMLILLAALQLVPRDLYEAAKLDGVSAWHQLIHITIPLISPTIYFVIIIGILHSYQIFDYVFVMTLGGPADATNVLTFYIYQNAFQYQDIGFASTVANMLLLFIGGLIAVIASTIGRRVHYLGR; the protein is encoded by the coding sequence ATGCGACGTATCCTATCGGCCCCAATGCGCGAAGCGATGGTGGCAGCGGTGATGCTGCTGCCCTCCCTCGTCTTTCTAGCCGCCTTCACCTATTGGCCGATCCTGCGTTCGCTGTATTTCAGCTTCCACGACGTGATGCTCGGCTCCAGCAAGATCATCTATCTCGGCTGGGAGAATTACGAGCGCCTGTTCCAGGATGAACTATTCTGGAAATCCTTCCGCAACACCGCCTTCTACACCCTGATCACTATTCCGCTGGCACTGACCTGCGCGCTGCTGCTGGCAGTGGCGCTGGACAGCAAGATCCGCGGCATGGCGATCTACCGCTCGGCCTTCTTCTATCCGGTGATGATCCCGTCGGTCGCCGCCGGCATGGTCTGGGTGTTCCTCTACGCGCCGGGCTACGGCCCGATCAACGGCATGATGGACGCGCTCGGCCTGCCGAAGCTGGAATGGTTGTATTCCTCCGACTGGGCGATGCCGGCGATCATCGTGATGAGCATCTGGAAATATTCCGGCTACTTCATGCTGATCCTGCTCGCCGCTTTGCAGCTTGTGCCGCGCGACCTCTATGAAGCCGCCAAGCTGGATGGCGTGTCGGCCTGGCACCAGCTTATCCACATCACCATTCCGCTGATCTCGCCGACGATCTACTTCGTGATCATCATCGGCATCCTGCATTCCTACCAGATCTTCGATTATGTGTTCGTGATGACGCTTGGCGGACCCGCCGACGCGACCAATGTGCTGACCTTCTACATCTACCAGAACGCCTTCCAGTATCAGGATATCGGTTTCGCCAGCACGGTGGCCAATATGCTGCTGCTGTTCATCGGCGGCCTGATTGCGGTGATCGCCTCGACCATCGGGCGCCGCGTGCATTACCTGGGGCGCTGA